From a single Halodesulfovibrio marinisediminis DSM 17456 genomic region:
- a CDS encoding NFACT RNA binding domain-containing protein, giving the protein MEAHFFRRLCVELAVQLRGARIEKFFEPAPDTTTIVIHRAGRKQNLLLQAGRRFPLLFLSDKRPVNPDNPSAKSMWLRKHAAGKRLGIPVVDWCNRRIAFPLTTTPVKWLVLDLCNGVFITKDEPEWAGYEPAWCEPQDLPQVLASSEVWSKYPQLTPPLRKALSALIHDDPMDAQALLVDLEYGYGTVVTQDDLEELGEVYLYTKDGKPTEAYVWTLPESIFGKREEQAVPSAIEAATAVGEMRLFAELAQAEASTAAKPVVAALKRTKKTLARLNQEKDRLERMIAGQQHAKLLQACLWQIDADQKLPFITLTVPDGIEGLVAGEECTITLDPRKTIRENMTHLFKQATRGKRGMDMLAERRQVLELQYARLQRGEGEVPKLQTEQKLAGGALKRQQKREAKDKFIQRFRSSDGFLMLRGRNAQGNHEILNRVSSYDLWFHAEDGPSAHLVLHLDYPDQQIPERTLQEAAILVGVKSWQREDEQARVMFARVKNVRKIKGAAAGKVRAEAEGSLLVKLNPELEETLKSGI; this is encoded by the coding sequence ATGGAAGCACATTTCTTTCGGCGGTTATGCGTAGAACTTGCAGTGCAGCTTAGAGGAGCGCGCATTGAAAAGTTCTTTGAGCCAGCCCCCGATACCACTACAATAGTAATTCACCGCGCCGGCCGGAAGCAGAACCTTCTGCTTCAGGCCGGTCGCCGTTTTCCCCTCCTTTTTCTCAGCGACAAGCGTCCGGTAAATCCGGACAATCCTTCTGCAAAATCTATGTGGCTGCGCAAGCATGCCGCTGGTAAGCGCCTTGGTATTCCCGTTGTGGACTGGTGCAACCGACGTATTGCATTTCCGCTCACAACTACCCCTGTAAAGTGGCTTGTGCTCGATTTGTGTAATGGTGTGTTCATTACAAAAGATGAGCCGGAATGGGCTGGTTACGAGCCTGCATGGTGTGAGCCTCAGGATTTACCGCAAGTTTTGGCAAGCAGTGAGGTGTGGAGCAAATATCCACAACTGACACCACCTCTTCGTAAGGCACTTTCTGCCTTGATTCATGATGATCCAATGGATGCTCAGGCTCTATTAGTTGATTTAGAATACGGATACGGGACTGTAGTTACTCAGGATGATTTAGAAGAGCTTGGCGAGGTCTATCTATATACTAAGGACGGAAAGCCCACTGAAGCATATGTCTGGACGTTACCTGAATCAATTTTTGGAAAACGTGAAGAACAAGCCGTTCCTTCTGCTATCGAAGCAGCTACAGCCGTAGGTGAAATGCGTCTGTTTGCAGAGCTGGCACAGGCAGAAGCATCAACAGCTGCCAAACCTGTTGTTGCCGCTTTAAAACGTACCAAAAAGACTCTTGCTCGATTGAATCAGGAAAAAGATCGTTTGGAACGCATGATAGCAGGGCAGCAGCATGCTAAGTTGTTGCAGGCATGTTTGTGGCAGATTGATGCTGATCAAAAACTTCCTTTCATTACCCTGACAGTTCCAGATGGGATTGAAGGGCTTGTTGCGGGGGAAGAATGCACAATTACACTCGATCCGCGTAAGACAATCCGTGAGAATATGACGCATCTGTTTAAGCAGGCTACCCGTGGTAAGCGTGGTATGGATATGCTTGCAGAGCGGCGGCAGGTGCTTGAGCTGCAATATGCACGTTTACAGCGTGGTGAAGGCGAAGTTCCTAAGTTGCAAACTGAGCAGAAGCTTGCTGGCGGTGCGTTGAAGCGGCAGCAGAAGCGAGAGGCCAAAGATAAATTTATCCAGCGGTTCAGAAGCTCTGACGGATTTTTAATGCTCCGTGGACGTAACGCGCAGGGAAACCATGAAATTCTTAACAGGGTTTCGTCCTATGACCTTTGGTTCCATGCTGAAGACGGACCGAGTGCTCACTTAGTATTGCATCTGGACTATCCTGATCAGCAAATTCCTGAACGGACATTGCAGGAGGCTGCAATTCTTGTCGGTGTAAAAAGCTGGCAGCGGGAAGATGAGCAGGCGCGTGTTATGTTTGCCCGTGTAAAAAATGTACGCAAAATTAAAGGTGCTGCTGCCGGTAAAGTGCGTGCTGAGGCAGA
- the dksA gene encoding RNA polymerase-binding protein DksA has product MEQKDLDHFRQLLNQMLEEAQQKGDATLDDLTDNSEMFADPADRATAESDRAFTLRIRDRERKLIKKIRSAIARLDEGSFGICDECGEDIGVARLEARPVTKLCINCKSKQEEDERQRAD; this is encoded by the coding sequence ATGGAACAGAAAGATCTTGATCACTTCCGTCAACTTCTGAATCAAATGCTCGAAGAAGCTCAGCAGAAAGGTGACGCTACCCTTGACGATCTGACTGATAACAGTGAAATGTTTGCAGATCCTGCAGACCGTGCTACCGCTGAATCTGACCGTGCGTTTACTTTACGTATTCGTGACCGTGAGCGTAAGCTTATTAAAAAGATTCGATCTGCTATTGCTCGTCTTGACGAAGGTTCTTTTGGCATTTGTGATGAATGTGGCGAAGACATCGGCGTTGCACGCTTAGAAGCACGTCCTGTGACCAAACTGTGCATTAATTGCAAAAGTAAACAGGAAGAGGACGAGCGCCAGCGCGCTGACTAG
- a CDS encoding tetratricopeptide repeat protein, with the protein MPHLSNLLNKLPMFQESRMVATGYGMWICWNGELNPAVVQTLQDYGGLQVEVDRDQALWFFFSSDVFLAAARLSVWAKFNSLQLYAQLLPAKLLFSPKREKSFSVEPAIMAQSVIVSDSCQIFVHPKCRNDGRGIPGLTFKPESSRSGLAPVEWTSLMVDPRLPYQSSLGWYGVIKPLGNSMEKNFLENWRIYSSEIKNLFEQLKIKFIVQDSYLVFQLENLQMLRQWTREHLMLVERIKATKRELYWPAVVAVTNKRGLNFTPDLPKKMALDWNQLVPDFPHMSYRSGYLLGSSFEVHDVNFSLDASSVDDWCKVTLTVNHSQESGILPVQISKRLIAGSNDHCFYCGMRSHSSHKCPTKALSKLTPKVWHELSRLNFEEFNKAFETIDAKLGKDDIEALKEIQTSKGHEGILLNAVYGVNQISQLRMMQHMWVCRGKDFDKGLKEVVPRDNNPVWSTLGYLLSGDLLVADKELSNLSIRAPRDARPRMLAGFVAMERGDNHKAMMMWKEAEILSTTMMKQAYCVFLQARLLEYTAQYQQASDLYSRVLRMCPTMQDAQYRKSVCQVKIGFAEQAMSSLIELVQKTPQYFNRVLIDPEMERGHIQVLSALHSPWIEAESQVEKALEQLEDLKKEVHEWFDEGSPFFAKSMKRIERMTAASDIKNYVSFMLILHGCKNLAKDLDRYVTKEASALKKKFQDHRERLHYIREEAAWFPFPRALVEFNKNYNVCAANIKWALKTHFQVADIFKKAQSVAETEEKRLEKLEKRLKFLKVVRDSTLFMLIMARTFFWVEVAFMCIVVVALPLSMFYGEQSGMEWATGLLFKEKWDIQKQLILGFSIFAIIVSCFRTVIVFDKVREKYFNKARGVA; encoded by the coding sequence ATGCCTCATTTATCAAACTTGCTCAACAAACTTCCTATGTTTCAAGAATCCCGCATGGTGGCTACAGGCTACGGCATGTGGATTTGCTGGAATGGCGAACTTAATCCTGCAGTAGTGCAGACATTGCAGGATTACGGTGGATTACAGGTAGAAGTTGATAGAGATCAAGCGTTGTGGTTCTTCTTTAGTTCAGATGTATTTTTGGCTGCTGCCAGACTGAGTGTGTGGGCTAAGTTTAACTCATTGCAGTTGTACGCTCAGTTGCTTCCGGCAAAATTATTATTCAGCCCAAAACGTGAAAAATCGTTTTCAGTAGAACCGGCAATTATGGCGCAGTCCGTAATTGTTTCAGATAGTTGCCAGATTTTTGTGCATCCGAAGTGTCGCAATGATGGCAGGGGGATTCCGGGACTGACATTTAAGCCGGAAAGCTCTCGTTCCGGTTTAGCGCCTGTTGAGTGGACATCGCTGATGGTTGACCCAAGGCTTCCATACCAGTCGTCGCTGGGGTGGTATGGTGTAATCAAGCCGCTTGGTAATTCCATGGAGAAGAATTTTCTTGAAAATTGGAGAATTTATTCCAGTGAAATAAAGAACCTTTTTGAACAGTTAAAGATTAAATTTATTGTTCAGGATAGTTACTTAGTCTTCCAGTTGGAGAACTTACAGATGCTCCGCCAATGGACGCGCGAGCATTTGATGTTGGTGGAGAGGATTAAAGCGACAAAACGAGAGCTGTATTGGCCTGCAGTCGTGGCAGTGACTAACAAACGCGGGTTGAACTTTACTCCTGACTTGCCGAAAAAAATGGCGTTGGACTGGAACCAACTGGTCCCTGATTTTCCACATATGAGTTATCGTTCCGGTTACCTGCTTGGAAGTTCTTTTGAAGTTCATGACGTGAACTTCTCTTTAGACGCAAGCAGTGTTGATGACTGGTGTAAGGTAACTCTTACGGTGAATCATTCTCAAGAAAGTGGCATTTTGCCTGTACAAATTTCCAAGCGCCTTATTGCAGGAAGTAATGATCATTGTTTTTACTGCGGTATGCGTTCGCATTCATCGCATAAGTGTCCGACAAAAGCCTTGTCCAAGCTCACTCCTAAGGTATGGCATGAACTTTCCAGATTAAATTTTGAAGAGTTCAACAAAGCCTTTGAGACGATTGATGCAAAATTAGGCAAGGACGATATTGAGGCGTTGAAAGAAATTCAGACCTCAAAAGGGCATGAAGGAATTTTGCTGAACGCAGTGTATGGTGTGAATCAGATTTCTCAGCTGCGTATGATGCAGCATATGTGGGTTTGTCGGGGCAAAGACTTTGATAAAGGGCTGAAGGAAGTTGTGCCGCGTGACAATAACCCTGTCTGGAGTACGCTTGGATATTTGCTTTCAGGTGATTTGCTAGTAGCTGACAAGGAACTTTCAAACTTGTCAATACGTGCTCCGCGTGATGCAAGACCACGTATGCTGGCAGGATTTGTTGCCATGGAGCGTGGTGACAATCACAAGGCTATGATGATGTGGAAAGAAGCAGAGATTCTTTCCACCACTATGATGAAGCAAGCATACTGCGTATTCTTGCAGGCAAGATTGCTTGAATATACGGCTCAATACCAGCAGGCATCTGATTTATATAGTCGAGTGTTGCGGATGTGTCCTACTATGCAGGATGCGCAGTATCGTAAGTCAGTATGCCAGGTTAAGATCGGTTTTGCAGAACAAGCCATGTCTTCGCTTATCGAACTGGTTCAAAAAACACCTCAATACTTTAACCGTGTACTTATTGATCCTGAGATGGAGCGTGGTCACATTCAGGTTTTATCCGCTTTGCATTCTCCGTGGATAGAGGCCGAGAGTCAGGTGGAAAAGGCCCTTGAACAGTTGGAAGACCTGAAGAAAGAAGTACATGAATGGTTCGATGAGGGAAGCCCGTTCTTTGCAAAAAGCATGAAGCGGATTGAACGGATGACCGCTGCGAGTGATATTAAAAATTACGTGTCATTTATGCTTATTCTGCATGGCTGTAAAAATCTTGCGAAAGATTTGGACAGGTATGTCACAAAAGAAGCAAGTGCGTTGAAGAAAAAATTTCAAGATCACAGAGAGCGCTTGCATTATATTCGCGAAGAGGCTGCTTGGTTCCCGTTCCCGAGGGCGCTTGTTGAATTTAATAAAAACTATAATGTGTGTGCTGCAAATATTAAATGGGCGCTCAAAACACATTTTCAGGTAGCTGATATATTCAAAAAAGCGCAGTCTGTTGCTGAGACAGAGGAAAAGCGTCTTGAAAAACTAGAAAAGCGTTTAAAGTTTTTAAAAGTAGTGCGCGATTCCACATTGTTTATGCTCATTATGGCGCGAACCTTCTTCTGGGTTGAAGTTGCCTTTATGTGCATTGTTGTTGTGGCGCTTCCTTTATCTATGTTTTACGGAGAACAGTCGGGCATGGAGTGGGCAACTGGACTATTATTTAAAGAAAAATGGGATATTCAGAAGCAGCTGATTTTAGGGTTCTCCATTTTTGCAATAATAGTCTCGTGTTTCCGAACGGTCATTGTGTTCGATAAAGTTCGTGAAAAATATTTTAACAAGGCGCGTGGCGTTGCGTAA
- a CDS encoding molybdenum cofactor biosynthesis protein MoaE, whose product MDITRTLAELKKDPGFAENVGMTLIHNGTVRGWSRKDRQEVKAIRVRHDYDKIESIRKELEQNEGIYRIITEAYEGDFKPGDDVMYLIVAGDIRENVKATLAELLDRIKSEAVTKEEIFA is encoded by the coding sequence ATGGACATTACCAGAACTCTGGCTGAACTGAAAAAAGACCCAGGTTTTGCCGAAAACGTCGGCATGACACTTATTCACAATGGCACTGTACGCGGTTGGTCTCGCAAAGACCGACAAGAAGTTAAAGCAATTCGCGTCCGCCATGATTACGATAAAATTGAAAGTATTCGCAAAGAGCTTGAACAGAACGAAGGCATTTACCGCATTATTACCGAAGCATACGAAGGCGACTTTAAGCCCGGCGATGATGTAATGTACCTTATTGTTGCAGGCGACATTCGTGAAAACGTAAAAGCAACTCTTGCGGAACTGCTTGATAGAATCAAATCTGAAGCAGTTACCAAAGAAGAAATTTTTGCCTAA
- the treS gene encoding maltose alpha-D-glucosyltransferase: MPKRKVSDANNPTWYKDAIIYELHIKSFNDSTGSGKGDIQGVIEKLDYLQDLGVTAVWLLPFFPSPLRDDGYDIQDYMNVNPEYGTIQDFKKLIREAHKRDLRIIIELVLNHTSDQHEWFKRARKAPAGSAHRDFYVWSDTQDKYRDARIIFKDFEPSNWSWDPEAKAYYWHRFYHHQPDLNYENPQVHKALFKVFDFWFKMGVDGVRLDAVPYLYEEEGTNCENLPRTFEFLKKLRARLDERYKDRMLLAEANQWPEDAAEYFGDGDACHMSFHFPLMPRMFMALEMEDRYPILDILEQTPSIPETAQWAIFLRNHDELTLEMVTDEERDYMYRMYARDPKSRINLGIRRRLAPLLGNDRRKIELMNVLLFSMPGTPVLYYGDEIAMGDNYYLGDRDGVRTPMQWSADRNAGFSRSNPQSLYLPVIIDPEYHYEAINVETAQSNRSSLFWWMKGMIAMRKMYPAFARGDVSFLMPDNHKVLAFIRSYKDEHILIVCNLSRFPQAASLVLSGFEGCEPIELMSHTRFPMVRTAAYDLTLNPHGYYMFKLHRNIAEEVARSEVVPVVTSSTTVNMFDADFRSGVESVLPSYFIRRNRLLSSTAILREINILEALPFGRETQQCWLLVVAVRYMQQPTELYSLFVSRVEGEAATDIATARRPELICTIEGDSKPAVLIEGFVEGWSCESFINLYKQVKSISGRHGVFTVLQDRRRLPMLRPCFGWWKENPESSAVICGNDLFFRMYRRLSDGINPDAEMMEHLSVRCGYPNVPQYFGALKYICSKGDEHYVGSFTEYIHCESDVRQMVVDSVTRFYEGRLASDKAIEKAPEEFDADIFEIAFERLDLNSTEVLTEADVTFFTLLGKRLGEMHLALSRRGARKDFAPEPYSKLYARSVYQSVQSVMKRTMDKLHQNRGKLHSSVIPYVDMVLGRRKQLLKNAKQFLDYQYDCHKIRVHGNLYLRRIFYTGKDFLFVNFEGYKYRSFTARRLKDSGLRDIVDLLDSLQITALRVLRHSSFIRHEDKDMLEIWAEVWRRNAGGVLLRSYADTVEGSDLLPKDPEAFRCMLDVFCIQKKFIDLRHFEAMDNAELEVVLRSILNIHCPQSASVCER, translated from the coding sequence ATGCCGAAAAGAAAAGTTTCCGATGCTAACAACCCCACATGGTATAAAGATGCAATCATTTATGAGTTGCATATTAAATCGTTTAACGACTCTACAGGGAGCGGTAAAGGCGATATCCAAGGGGTAATTGAAAAGCTTGATTACTTGCAGGACCTTGGGGTTACGGCTGTTTGGTTGTTGCCTTTTTTCCCTTCACCATTGCGTGACGATGGGTATGACATTCAGGATTACATGAATGTAAACCCTGAATACGGGACGATTCAAGATTTTAAAAAGCTCATTCGTGAGGCGCATAAACGTGACTTGCGGATTATCATTGAGCTGGTTCTTAATCATACTTCAGATCAGCATGAATGGTTCAAGCGTGCTCGGAAGGCTCCGGCTGGGTCTGCTCATAGAGATTTTTATGTATGGAGCGATACGCAGGATAAATATCGGGATGCCCGAATAATCTTTAAGGATTTCGAACCATCCAACTGGAGTTGGGATCCTGAAGCCAAAGCATATTACTGGCATCGTTTTTACCATCATCAGCCAGATTTGAACTACGAGAACCCACAGGTGCATAAGGCCCTATTCAAGGTGTTTGATTTCTGGTTCAAGATGGGGGTGGATGGCGTGCGTTTGGACGCAGTTCCGTATCTTTATGAAGAGGAAGGAACTAACTGCGAGAATTTACCAAGGACTTTTGAGTTTTTGAAGAAGCTTCGTGCTCGCCTTGATGAAAGATACAAAGACCGCATGTTGCTTGCAGAGGCTAACCAATGGCCGGAAGACGCTGCAGAATATTTTGGAGATGGTGATGCATGCCATATGTCATTCCATTTTCCGTTGATGCCACGCATGTTCATGGCTCTTGAGATGGAGGACAGATATCCAATCCTTGATATCCTAGAACAGACACCGTCTATCCCTGAAACTGCTCAGTGGGCTATTTTCCTGCGTAACCATGATGAACTGACACTTGAAATGGTAACTGATGAAGAACGGGATTACATGTACAGGATGTATGCCCGTGACCCGAAGAGTCGGATTAATTTGGGAATTCGTCGCAGGCTTGCTCCGTTGCTGGGGAATGACAGACGTAAGATAGAGCTGATGAATGTTCTGCTGTTTTCTATGCCTGGAACACCTGTTTTGTATTACGGTGATGAGATAGCTATGGGGGACAACTACTATCTAGGCGACCGTGACGGTGTTCGCACTCCAATGCAATGGAGCGCGGACAGAAATGCCGGTTTTTCCCGATCAAATCCACAGAGTTTGTATCTACCTGTTATTATTGATCCAGAGTATCATTACGAAGCTATTAATGTTGAGACGGCACAGAGTAACAGGTCCTCTTTATTTTGGTGGATGAAAGGGATGATTGCCATGCGTAAAATGTACCCTGCATTTGCGCGAGGGGATGTTTCGTTTCTTATGCCGGATAACCATAAGGTGTTGGCATTTATTCGAAGTTACAAGGATGAACATATATTAATTGTATGCAACTTATCACGGTTTCCACAGGCCGCTTCATTAGTTCTGTCAGGTTTTGAAGGGTGTGAGCCAATTGAGCTGATGTCACACACAAGATTCCCTATGGTACGAACCGCCGCCTATGATCTGACACTTAACCCGCATGGGTATTACATGTTTAAGCTGCACCGAAATATTGCAGAAGAAGTGGCGCGCTCAGAAGTTGTTCCTGTAGTTACCTCTTCTACAACTGTAAATATGTTCGATGCTGATTTCAGAAGTGGGGTTGAGAGTGTTCTTCCATCGTATTTCATACGTCGCAACAGACTCTTGTCGTCCACTGCAATTTTACGCGAAATTAATATCTTAGAAGCATTGCCGTTTGGTCGTGAAACACAACAGTGTTGGCTTCTTGTTGTTGCTGTGCGCTATATGCAGCAACCGACAGAGCTTTATTCGTTGTTTGTCAGTCGGGTGGAAGGGGAAGCCGCAACTGATATTGCAACAGCACGCAGACCTGAGCTTATCTGTACGATAGAGGGGGACAGCAAGCCTGCGGTATTGATCGAAGGCTTTGTGGAAGGTTGGAGTTGCGAATCGTTTATCAATCTATATAAGCAGGTGAAGTCCATTTCCGGTAGACATGGCGTGTTTACCGTTCTGCAGGATAGGCGCAGGCTTCCTATGCTTCGTCCGTGTTTTGGTTGGTGGAAAGAGAATCCGGAATCCAGTGCTGTTATCTGTGGTAATGATTTGTTTTTCCGGATGTATCGCAGGCTTAGTGACGGCATTAATCCAGATGCAGAAATGATGGAACACTTGTCGGTGAGATGTGGTTATCCGAATGTGCCGCAATATTTTGGTGCCTTAAAGTATATTTGCAGCAAGGGAGACGAGCATTATGTGGGATCATTCACCGAGTATATTCATTGTGAGTCTGATGTAAGACAGATGGTCGTCGATAGTGTGACACGTTTCTATGAGGGACGTCTTGCTAGTGATAAAGCTATTGAAAAAGCACCGGAAGAGTTTGATGCAGATATCTTTGAGATTGCCTTTGAGCGCCTAGACTTGAATTCTACTGAGGTATTGACTGAAGCAGATGTGACCTTTTTTACTCTGCTAGGAAAAAGGCTGGGTGAAATGCATCTGGCACTGTCTAGACGAGGTGCACGTAAAGATTTTGCTCCAGAGCCTTATTCAAAATTGTACGCCCGTTCTGTGTATCAAAGTGTGCAAAGTGTGATGAAGCGCACGATGGATAAACTTCATCAAAATCGAGGGAAATTGCACAGTAGTGTGATTCCATACGTTGATATGGTACTGGGGCGAAGGAAGCAACTACTTAAGAATGCAAAACAATTTTTAGACTATCAGTACGATTGCCATAAAATTAGAGTGCATGGAAATTTATACCTCCGGAGAATATTCTATACAGGTAAAGATTTTCTTTTCGTCAATTTTGAAGGGTATAAGTATCGTTCGTTTACGGCTCGAAGGTTAAAGGACAGCGGCTTACGCGATATTGTTGATCTGCTGGATTCACTTCAGATTACAGCCTTAAGAGTATTGCGTCATTCTTCGTTTATTCGTCATGAAGACAAGGATATGCTCGAGATATGGGCAGAAGTGTGGCGCAGGAATGCAGGTGGAGTATTGTTGCGTAGTTACGCTGACACTGTGGAAGGAAGTGACCTGTTGCCAAAGGATCCGGAAGCATTCAGATGTATGTTGGATGTCTTTTGTATACAAAAAAAGTTCATTGACTTGAGGCACTTTGAAGCAATGGATAATGCGGAACTTGAGGTTGTGCTACGGAGTATCCTCAATATTCATTGTCCGCAATCAGCAAGTGTTTGTGAACGATAG
- a CDS encoding sodium-dependent transporter: MTSPVNNREGFATALGVLTATLGSAVGLGNIWKFPYMTGEGGGAAFLIVYLLATLVVGLPVMIGEIMLGRKARQNAIGTWYKVAPGSPWFLVGCGGVLAAFCIMAFYSDVAGWVFSYVIKAASGQLLGLDKSVGEAAFGSMVSDPTASLVWQWFVLALVALILIAGVSKGIEKTTKILMPVLFFMLCAICVRSLMLPKASEGLAFLFAPDFSKITIEVVLNAMGLAFFKLSLGMGTMMTYGSYFLDEADIPKTTMRVMLADLTVSMLAGIAIFPAVFNYGLEPTAGPGLLFMTMPAVFSALPAGQLFMTLFFVLTSVATIGAMCSLFEVPVAFLVETVPSFSRKTATIIVAIGIGLCGAPATLSFSVLSDVTIFGKNFFDMYDFLSSNILLPSGGAFICLFVGWVWGWERSKECLTNGGALANEGVLKIWFMLVKYVTPILVFIVLLKGLGAF, translated from the coding sequence ATGACGTCTCCTGTGAACAATCGTGAAGGGTTCGCCACTGCTCTTGGTGTACTCACCGCGACTTTGGGCTCAGCAGTTGGGCTTGGTAACATCTGGAAATTCCCGTACATGACAGGTGAAGGCGGTGGTGCTGCTTTCCTTATCGTATATTTGCTTGCCACTCTTGTAGTTGGCCTTCCTGTAATGATTGGCGAAATTATGCTTGGTCGTAAGGCTCGTCAAAATGCAATTGGTACCTGGTACAAAGTTGCTCCGGGTTCTCCTTGGTTTCTCGTAGGTTGCGGTGGTGTTCTGGCTGCATTCTGCATCATGGCTTTCTACTCAGACGTAGCAGGCTGGGTTTTTTCTTACGTAATAAAAGCTGCTTCCGGTCAGCTTCTTGGTCTTGATAAGTCAGTTGGGGAAGCTGCATTCGGGTCCATGGTATCTGACCCAACAGCTTCTCTTGTTTGGCAGTGGTTTGTTCTTGCTCTTGTTGCACTTATTCTTATCGCAGGTGTTTCTAAGGGTATTGAAAAAACAACCAAAATTCTTATGCCGGTTTTGTTCTTTATGCTGTGTGCAATCTGTGTACGTTCCCTTATGCTTCCAAAAGCTAGCGAAGGTCTTGCGTTCCTGTTTGCTCCAGATTTCTCCAAAATTACAATCGAAGTAGTACTTAATGCAATGGGGCTTGCATTCTTCAAGCTTTCTTTGGGTATGGGTACTATGATGACCTATGGTAGTTACTTCCTTGATGAAGCGGATATTCCAAAAACTACCATGCGTGTAATGCTCGCCGACCTTACCGTATCCATGCTTGCTGGTATTGCTATCTTCCCGGCAGTATTTAACTACGGTCTGGAGCCGACAGCTGGACCTGGTCTGCTCTTTATGACTATGCCTGCTGTATTTAGCGCACTTCCAGCTGGTCAGCTTTTTATGACACTGTTCTTCGTACTCACTTCCGTAGCAACCATCGGCGCTATGTGTTCCCTGTTCGAGGTTCCTGTAGCGTTTCTTGTTGAAACTGTTCCGTCCTTCTCCCGTAAGACAGCGACTATTATCGTTGCTATCGGTATTGGATTGTGTGGTGCTCCGGCTACCTTGTCTTTCAGTGTTCTTTCTGATGTGACTATTTTTGGTAAAAACTTCTTTGATATGTATGACTTCCTAAGTTCTAACATTCTCCTTCCTTCCGGCGGCGCGTTTATCTGTCTGTTCGTAGGTTGGGTATGGGGCTGGGAACGTTCCAAAGAATGTCTTACTAACGGTGGCGCTCTTGCTAACGAAGGTGTTCTGAAAATTTGGTTCATGCTCGTTAAGTACGTGACACCAATCCTCGTGTTCATCGTGCTTCTTAAAGGTCTTGGTGCATTCTAA
- a CDS encoding adenine nucleotide alpha hydrolase family protein translates to MEKVTKQYDAVALLSGGLDSLLAVKVIQDQGLRVKGLHFVTPFFGKPHMVRRWEKLYGMEIDAVDVSEEYVRMMVERPVHGFGKTLNPCVDCKILMLRKAHELMGKYGAKFIISGEVIGQRPMSQRRDTLNVIKRDADVQSVLLRPLCALCQDPTPMEESGLVQRDKLLGLYGRGRKEQLRLAEHYGFTEIPSPGGGCKLTERENGRRYWPVLKYSPKPSVADFKLSNIGRQYWSGKHWMAVGRNQMDNESLLKVKKDSDLVFKVVDYPGPISIGRQFEGEPWSEEVIADAAAWAASYSPKAKKAGVPVKVSVVTVSKDNEEECILTVTPSRETPMGWAEWLWPDAKEEIREEARARAN, encoded by the coding sequence ATGGAAAAGGTAACGAAGCAATATGATGCCGTGGCATTACTGTCCGGTGGACTGGATTCTCTGCTCGCTGTTAAGGTAATACAGGATCAGGGGCTTAGGGTAAAAGGGTTGCACTTTGTAACCCCATTTTTTGGTAAACCGCACATGGTGCGCCGCTGGGAAAAATTGTACGGCATGGAAATCGACGCTGTTGATGTGTCTGAAGAATATGTTCGTATGATGGTTGAGCGCCCTGTCCACGGGTTTGGTAAAACCCTGAACCCATGTGTTGACTGTAAGATATTGATGCTCAGAAAAGCACATGAGCTTATGGGCAAATACGGCGCTAAGTTTATTATTTCCGGTGAGGTCATCGGGCAGCGCCCTATGTCGCAGCGCAGAGACACCCTTAATGTTATTAAGCGTGATGCAGACGTGCAGTCCGTACTGCTTCGTCCTTTATGTGCTCTGTGTCAGGATCCGACCCCTATGGAAGAGTCTGGCCTTGTACAACGTGATAAACTGCTCGGCTTGTACGGTCGTGGACGTAAAGAGCAGCTTAGACTTGCTGAGCATTACGGGTTTACAGAAATTCCTTCACCTGGTGGGGGCTGTAAGCTTACAGAACGTGAGAACGGTCGTCGTTACTGGCCTGTACTTAAATACTCACCAAAACCATCCGTTGCAGACTTTAAACTGTCGAACATTGGTCGTCAGTACTGGTCTGGCAAACATTGGATGGCTGTTGGACGTAACCAGATGGATAATGAGTCACTCCTTAAGGTTAAAAAGGATAGTGACCTCGTGTTTAAAGTCGTGGATTATCCGGGACCAATATCTATCGGTCGTCAGTTTGAAGGTGAACCGTGGTCTGAAGAAGTTATTGCAGATGCAGCGGCATGGGCAGCTTCTTATTCCCCGAAAGCAAAAAAAGCTGGCGTTCCAGTAAAAGTGAGTGTAGTAACTGTAAGTAAGGACAACGAAGAAGAATGTATCCTTACTGTTACTCCTTCGAGAGAAACACCAATGGGCTGGGCTGAATGGCTTTGGCCTGATGCAAAAGAAGAAATACGCGAAGAGGCACGTGCCCGCGCGAATTAA